Proteins from one candidate division KSB1 bacterium genomic window:
- the hypA gene encoding hydrogenase maturation nickel metallochaperone HypA, with amino-acid sequence MHELSIASAIVDTVTQEIKRQNLPPVQTIVVRIGALSSVVPEALQFGFEAIIPDTLLANTKLQIEWTPVQGKCRVCNHEFTVEDFVFACPACQSGQIEVTRGDELEIAFLEVDEVENRG; translated from the coding sequence ATGCATGAGCTATCAATCGCCAGCGCCATTGTTGATACGGTGACGCAGGAAATCAAACGACAGAATTTGCCGCCGGTGCAAACGATCGTAGTCCGCATCGGCGCTTTGAGCAGCGTCGTTCCGGAGGCGCTGCAGTTTGGCTTCGAGGCGATCATTCCCGACACGTTGCTTGCCAACACCAAATTGCAAATCGAGTGGACGCCGGTGCAGGGAAAATGCCGCGTTTGCAACCACGAGTTTACAGTTGAAGATTTTGTGTTTGCTTGTCCCGCCTGTCAATCAGGACAAATAGAAGTTACACGTGGAGATGAATTGGAGATTGCGTTTTTGGAAGTTGACGAGGTCGAAAATCGAGGATAG